Sequence from the Pan paniscus chromosome 12, NHGRI_mPanPan1-v2.0_pri, whole genome shotgun sequence genome:
cccCTAAATTTTTACGGCATTATATTTATCAACTCTTAGAAGGAAGTGGCTTTTCAGGTAATCTAAAGgctgtttgttttgtctttttctttgtagGAAATTCTTCTTTTAATGATACCCAGGTTAAGTTACAATTTTGTTGCTAAAAGACAGATCTTAAGAGCAGAGTTATTACTagcacaaaaaaatcaaataagaaaaaaagctcattcaTATGTGTAGTTTTTGTATCTcagcctttttaaatttattttctgcatataaatatattttggtgtCACTGAAGTATCTCATTTTAGtgtgttaatattttttctgttattggaatatatttattgaattatttgaaTATATAGCATGCATTGTATGAGATGAAAAACCCCAAGatgatttttttggagacagagtcctgctctgtcgcccattctggagtgcagtggtgcagtctcggctcactgcaacctctgcctcccgggttcaagcgattctcttgcctcagcctcccgagtagctggaattacaggcatgcgccaccatgccccactaatttttgtattttcagtagagacagagttttgccgtgttggccaggctggtgtggaatgcctgacctcaggtgatccaccttgcctcagcctcccacagtgctgggattacaggcatgaaccaccgtaccTAGCCCCCAAGATTATTTTAAGTAACTCCTTGTTTTGCATTAGAAGTCTTCTAGGCTTTGGAGACATTTAATCATTGTGTATGGCTAGAATGATTTGGTTATGcagaaataaatttgaataaaaaaCATTTCATCGTCAAAAATAAAGGTGTTATACTAATATACAACCACGAGTGGGTTTAAAATGTGGGTTATAAAGTTAGTGTTTCTTTAACTTagtgtttctttaaatttttaggtTTGGTTTTACTTTATGTAGTAgcctttttgttttcatagatgGAGCAAATCCAAATTGATAAAATAACGTTCtaatttcagatttctttttcaatttttagttgTTGACCTCCTGTACTGGAGAGACATTAAGAAGACTGGAGTGGTGTTTGGTGCCAGCCTATTCCTGCTGCTTTCATTGACAGTATTCAGCATTGTGAGTGTAACAGCCTACATTGCCTTGGCCCTGCTCTCTGTGACCATCAGCTTTAGGATATACAAGGGTGTGATCCAAGCTATCCAGAAATCAGATGAAGGCCACCCATTCAGGTGAGATGTCTGGAAAACAAGGCAGGCATTGGCAATAGTGTAAACAGGATTGGTATTAAGACTTCATCTACTGTCTGTAGAGTTACAAGCATGCATTTTTTTGTTATAGATAATTGCAGTTATTTGCTTGAGCTATACCAAAAACATCTGCTTTTGAGATTTTCTAAAAGTCGTTTTAAAGGCTCATGATGGAGGAGACTGTTTATGTATCATTAAACTAACTCTGCTACTTGTTAGGAATATTTATTAGAGTTAAGCATTGGTTATCTTACTTGAATGAGTGTTGTGTCTTTTTAACATGGGTAGGTTTGATGAGGGTTATATATTCTTTACTGCTTTTTATGCTGTGTGATAACGTGCTTTCTGATATTTCATATCTTTCTAGTATGCTGATGTTTTCTGTTAtgcttttctttatgtattttctttatctagtttcTTCTCGTTTCTTAAGgcattactttttaattattttttggagagCTTTATTTCAGCATCTCCTTGTCTCTCAACTATCATCTTCTACCCTTATTTTCACAAGTATACTATAGCATTATATAGTTGCTATGGAGACACAACCTCAGCTTGAGTCTTCTGCCCTCACCTCATACTCTGCatgtttttccccctcttttttaattgacatataattcatataccataaaactcattggtttttagtatattcacagaattctACAACCATCACTATTTTCATCACACAAAAAGAAACTTCCTACTTATTAACAGTTCAACTCCCCAACCAACGCCCGACAACGACTAATTCACCACGTTTTTAAATGAACTTTTCCCCTCAAACTTGTTAATTTCTATCCATAACACCACTACCATGCTAGTTTTCAGGCTCCTGTTTTGatgttatctttgttttcatctcATATAAAGAAAATCACTAAATATTGTTAGGAAAATCacaaaattttgttcttttccacTGCTTCCTCAGTCTGCCAGGGGCCTGTAAAGCAAGGCCATGGCCAAATTCAGTCTGctgcctgcttttgtaaatagtttgttggaacacagccatgctcattcatttagcTGGTTTCGTACTGTAATAGCAGAATTCAGTAGTTTTAAGAGAGACCATATGGACATGAAAGCCTAAAATGCTtaactatctggccctttacagaaagtttgctgacccctaatTGGACTCCATTTGTTACTAGATTGACTTGTAGTTACCTCGGATTACTTCATTTCTTACAGATGATGTCAGATTAATTTTTCTAGAAGTACCActttttttctaaagagaaaaaaaacaaaagaaaatgcacCGGCCCTCTATAGACTGTAGGATGAAGTCCATATGTCTTTGTCTTGTCTCCCATTTACCCCTTCCAGAGTTTTGTACCCGTGTTCATGCCGCCTTCCTTAGCTGCCTCAGTCATACTTTTTATTTGGTTCTTAGTTTGGTTCAAGACCCAGCTCTTTGGAGAATTTCCTAACCCTGACCCCAAATGATCCGAAAATTCAGTTCCTACTGCATTAACTAAGCCTTTGAAATGTTAATTGTTTTGCATAAGGAgatcatttttcttcaaatagattgagataatttaaaaactatttctaaCTTGTTAGCTTGAAAGTAggggaaacaaaggaaaaaactatGTGTGGCAAGGTAAATATCTGTTTGGGCATATGACTATGTACCTACCTACAACATGATCCAGTTGATACTAATGGGTAAACTTAAATGGATTTACAGACTTTGGAAGAGGAGACCTactgaattattttgtttattgtaaaGACTGGTGATTTTTCTCTGGCTTTCTCTTTTTGATGAAGTAATGATGTTATACAAGTTTAGGGGGAGagaccaacatttattgaatagctcCTATGTGTCTAACcttttatgtacatattttaataagtttgttttaaatttgtgataattCTGTGAGATAGGTGGTATCACTCCATTTTATGGGGTGACGGGGAAAAAGTTGGAATTCAGTAACTTGAAATTGTAGTTTGAAAATGGCAGAGCCAGCCAgacatgttggctcatgcctgtaatactagtgCTTTGGgatcctgaggcaggaggattgcttgaagccaggagttggagaccagcctgggcaacatagtgagactcccatctctacaaaaaattaaaaattagccaggtgtggtgatgcatgccagtagtcccagctattcaggcaGCTGAGCTAAGAaaattgctagaacccgggagttcaaggctgcagtgagctgtgatcatgccactatactccagcctaggcaatagaacgagactctttcaaaaaaaaaaaaaaaaaaaaaaggccgagtCATATTATTATCAAGCCACAAATCATAAAGAAGTATGATTTTTAATTAGTTATGctgaaatatgtaaaaatattgtcAAGCCAaaacttctaaattttctacagtTCCAGTTTTACACATCATTTGATTTTTGAGGTTTTTGGAAAATATTAgtgatttatttccttcttagaaacaactttattcattttttaaactttcttcaaagagatgggtctcactgtgtcgcccaggctagtctcgaactcctggactcaagcaatcctcctgcctcaatgtcccaagtagctgggactacaggcatgcaccactatgcccggctagaAACACTTTATATTCTTAAAGTCCTTTTATAGTCATTATAAAGTAAATTCAGCCAACATACCAGTTTAAGCTTGTTGGACAGTTTTTCCTAGTACCCCTTAATCATACTAGTAGAGGTGATATTATGTGTTTGTATCTAATACCTGTGGTTACTGAGTGATGAACAGTGCTGGCATTGTATTAATATCACATAAATGTCAGTTGAATtagtgtaaatatctacaggatGTCATTGATGGGGAGTACTGTCTTTATGGCTTCTGCTTAGGCATCTTGTCTTCAGCAAGAACAAGTAACAGTGGTACAAAGAAGCAGAATACCAACCAGGGTTATATCAGCCACTTTCCTATATTTCTCAAATTTGGGTAAACAAATAATTGCTGGTTTAAATATCAGTGTGAGTATTTGAGTATTTTTAACTTGATATTAATAACTCAGTTTTTTGTTAATAATTGTCTAACAGTGTGTTAGACCATGTATTAGTAAAGATACATTCTTGGACCATAACAGTTTATACTCTAGTAGGAAAAATATACAAGTATACATGTGTCTATATTTCAGAGCCGAATCTAGTAAATACTATAAGACTAACACAAAAGAAAGCATTGTTAGAATTATACAGGAGTGAGAGATAACATCAGGGTTTTATGAAAGAGATTGTCAGATAAGGCTCTATGTATGGGTGAGATTTGAGATGGGGCTAACTGGCTAAATAAGGTATCACCAGAGGTAAGAGAGCATTGCAGATTGGGAAAACCATATGATTAATAAGGGCTACATTAAGGTTAAAAAATACTTAGTGAATGACTCATTTCTGGCTGCAACATAAAGAGTAGTTGGAAGTAAGGTTGGAAAGATTTAGGAGGATGTCCCTGGTTGAAAAGTTGGAGTCATAGAATCACAGAATGTTTGAGCCTGAAGGAACTGAGGAAAGTCTGTTTCTCAAATTTACAGAGTTGGAGCACTTACCCAGAGAAGTTAAATGCCTTTTGCAATGTTGTATAGCTAGGTAGTGGCAGGTCTTCTAACTCTTGCTTGAGTTCAGCCTAGACAGCACTATCTAGGATAGCTCACATAAGGTTATTCTGGCATTGGCTGACAGAATGGATTTGGATGCAGGCAGATCAGAGATTGGTTTGGAGAGTGATAGAATATTCCAGCTCGTAAATAGTAAGTGCTTAAAATAGAGTGATGGCACTGTGAATAAAAACCAGGAGACATATTTGGGGCATGTTGCAGAGGTAAAACTGTGGGACAAGGAGTTGTCTAAGATGTTATTTCCACTGTAAGAAACTGGCATCCTGAGACATGGGGAGGTTATGAGGACTACTTCCAACAGATACGAGGGAACACTCAGCACTTCTGAGTTGGTTGTACCCTGCCAAGATAAAATGGCTTCTTTGAAACAGTAATGAAACTGTTTCTTACATTCCTGTGGACTTGACTTTTTCCCCagtatagtatttttatttatttatttatttattaccaatacaatacttttaaatttaacaattttagCCATCTCGGTATGGATTAAAACAtctagatgatgtaactcttaTGTTTTGCTAGGATTGCCACTGTGCTTTTGGCAGCCACTTTACAATCTGGTGCTTGACATATTGAGCAATTTCCCCTAAAGGTTAGTCTGAGAGAGTTTAGGATTTGGAAATGAAAAAGATCTTTGTTAGGAAAACGTGATGAGACAACATAGTGtcaactttaagaaaaaaaaaaaaaaaaaaccatagtcATAACTACCATTTACTGAGTGCATCCTTGTGCTCAGTTGCATTAGGCACTTTTCTTACTGAATTCTCATGATAATCTccactttataaatgaggaaactaagtttAGAGGGAAGAATAAATAACTTTGCAAAATTACCTAGCCAGGTAAGTGGCAGAGCATCAGATTCAAGCCCAGATCAGTCTGGCTTCAAAGTGTATGCTTTTTCTGTGCTAGTCAGCAGACAGTGCCTATCAAGGAAATACCCCTTACTGCTGAGTTTTTATATTGCCCCTAATTTGGAAACAGTTGGCTTTTATAgtagaatattttcttaatttcttacaGATATATAATTTCTGATTGACATTTAGGGGAAAATCACTCCAATTAGTGACAATTatgatgtgttttgttttctaggGCATATCTGGAATCTGAAGTTGCTATATCTGAGGAGTTGGTTCAGAAGTACAGTAATTCTGCTCTTGGTCATGTGAACTGCACGATAAAGGAACTCAGGCGCCTCTTCTTAGTTGATGATTTAGTTGATTCTCTGAAGGTAAGTTTATTTTGCCTTTCATTTTTGATATACCCAGAATTTAGTATCAAGAGAGTTGAGtgtaaaattctgtttttctatattcaagtaaatgataaatattaattaaatcacATGGCTGTAaacttgtgttttaaaattcagaatccaATCAAATAAGGATGAAGAAGTgctattccctttttttttttttggtcatactTAATACAGAGAGTCCTGTATTCCTTTTCAAAGGAGAATAAGTTATAAATCATACttgtgggccgggtgtggtggctcacacctgtaatcctagcactttgggaggccgaggcgggtggattacctgaggtcaggagttcgagactagtctggccaacatggagaaaccccgtctctactaaaaatacaaaattagccaggcgtggtggtgcatgcctgtaatcccagctactcaggaagctgaggcaggagaatcgcttgaacccgggaggcagaggtttcggtgagctgaggtcacctcattgcattccagcctgggcaacaagagtgaaactctgtctcaaaaaaaattatatatatatatatacatatatatatataaaataatacttttggaaatcataaagattaaaagaaaaggaaattaatcgGAATTTTGACTATAAGCATAAAGATCGTCTAATGCATTATCAGATTTATTCATTCTGACTTTGCTTTACAGTCTAGCACTTAGTTTCTTAGCTTGTATGTGATTCATACATACATGAAAGCTATTTCATATCTTGGACTCTTTCTTATTCTAGATAAGATTTAATATTCTGAAACACTTCAACTAATCTTCAACTGGTAATCATTGGaagtttttctttagtttttggaTCTCGCTACATAAGCAGCTGTTAAGAGTCTCACCTTGCAAATAAACTCTCCCAAAGTTCTGACTGACGAAACAGGCACTAAACCACAGTTGTGTAATTTAAGCCTGAAGCGCTGGACCTgtagtgcttttctttttcatagaaCTTGTCATTTGTGTTGTATATGCTCTTGCCTGTGACTCTGCAGAAAACAGGCAGACTTGTTTCCAATCTAAGCCTGGGCAGAAATGTAGTGGTGGTAattctcataattttttatttttcatttccaagaGGAATGTTCTAGTTTATATTTATCACACATGCCAAGGATATAGTAGCAATAAGGTGACTGGGCCTTTAGACtcagaaaaacaatttctgaACTGGTCAAAATAGGTTTAAGTGCTTaaagtgctttttttaaaaaaaaaacaacaaaaaaaaaccattttagcCTTTATAACCTAGTAGTTGATACATTATTTTCAGCTGTTTGCGTCTCTGggcttacaggtatgagccactgcgcccagccgcatctcttatttttatttatgacttGGAACTTAAGTTACTTCCTAATAACATCAAGGGTAAATAATGTAGTTTCCTTTTATTACTTACCTCTTTCGTATAGAGTGGTTGCATTTAGTGACTAAATCTGTagtgatgttttaaaatgatCCGATGTTAGTCTGTAAATAAAAAGATTACGGTTATGTTGTTTGGCATGTTTGGTTAATAAGTTTCAAAAGAGATCAACTAAAAATAGTTTGGAGCAAATGAAATAGAACCTTGTACATACAGCCTAGAGGAAACCAGTTCCTATTCATGTATTATTACCTTCTATACGTAGCTGACTTCTAGGGTAGAACATGTGTGAAAAGTGATTGAGAAGGAGGTACTGATGCCGTTTAAGATGGATGGTTTGTGGGTAGGAATTGACTGAGAAGAAGTACTGTCTATAAGTAGTAATTCAGAGCTTCAAACAGCAAAGAACCATCTCTGAATTTAGTAGTCAAAGATTGGTGGGGGAGAGAGGCGACTTCAAAGAAAAGCCTGGTGAGCTTAGGAGAGGAGAGATGCTTGTTGTTTTTATAGATTCAATAAACACGGCAACAGAGATACACCAAAAGTCATCCTCCATGTTTGCACAGTATAGCAGTGAAGGCAGCTATATGTCtacaatttaacatttttcttgagAGAAATGTCATTTTgaataaatctattttttaaaaaaattgatctgGGAATGATTCATTATGCTCTAGTTTTCTGAGTTTGAGTATAAAGTTTCCACTTGtctttaatcaaaagaaaacttatttattctttcagagAAAATTTT
This genomic interval carries:
- the RTN4 gene encoding reticulon-4 isoform X3, producing the protein MDGQKKNWKDKVVDLLYWRDIKKTGVVFGASLFLLLSLTVFSIVSVTAYIALALLSVTISFRIYKGVIQAIQKSDEGHPFRAYLESEVAISEELVQKYSNSALGHVNCTIKELRRLFLVDDLVDSLKFAVLMWVFTYVGALFNGLTLLILALISLFSVPVIYERHQAQIDHYLGLANKNVKDAMAKIQAKIPGLKRKAE